The proteins below are encoded in one region of Lonchura striata isolate bLonStr1 chromosome 1, bLonStr1.mat, whole genome shotgun sequence:
- the SOSTDC1 gene encoding sclerostin domain-containing protein 1, translating into MLLPAIHFYGFLLACIFTRSYLAFKNDATEILYSHVVKPAAASPSSNSTLNQARNGGRHYTSTGSDRNNRVQVGCRELRSTKYISDGQCTSINPLKELVCAGECLPLPLLPNWIGGGYGTKYWSRRSSQEWRCVNDKTRTQRIQLQCQDGSIRTYKITVVTACKCKRYTRQHNESSHNFEGTSQAKPIQHHKERKRASKSSKHSTS; encoded by the exons atgcttctccctgccattcACTTCTATGGCTTTCTCCTGGCTTGCATCTTCACGAGAAGCTACTTGGCTTTCAAGAACGATGCCACAGAGATACTTTATTCTCACGTTGTTAAACCGGCTGCGGCGAGCCCAAGTAGCAACAGCACGTTGAATCAAGCTAGGAACGGAGGCAGGCACTACACCAGCACTGGATCCGACCGTAACA ATCGTGTTCAAGTTGGCTGTCGAGAACTGAGATCCACCAAGTACATCTCAGATGGCCAGTGCACCAGCATTAACCCCCTGAAAGAACTGGTGTGTGCTGGTGAATGCCTCCCTTTGCCACTGCTGCCCAACTGGATTGGAGGAGGTTACGGAACCAAGTACTGGAGCAGGCGGAGCTCTCAGGAGTGGAGATGTGTCAACGACAAAACTCGCACTCAGAGGATCCAGCTTCAGTGCCAGGATGGAAGTATAAGAACCTACAAAATAACTGTGGTCACGGCCTGCAAGTGCAAGCGATACACCAGGCAGCACAATGAGTCCAGCCACAACTTTGAGGGAACCTCTCAAGCAAAACCCATCCAGCAccacaaagaaaggaaaagagccAGTAAATCCAGCAAGCATAGTACAAGTTAG